The Apibacter raozihei DNA segment GTGATGACCAAAGCGTGTTGGGTAATTTGTTCACATTGGCTAAAACTCTGGGTATATCTAATAAAAAATTAGGATAATAAAATGAAAAATATACTATTTATTCTGTGTATAGTCTTATTAGGAAGTACCAGCAAAGCACAAACCATAAAGGAGGAATCTATAACTATTTATGATTCTCTTAGAGCTCGGAACATACCCTTTGCTATATATTCTGATACGGCTATACCCAGAGGAATAGTTATTTTTAATCACGGGTATGGAGAAAATTATGGAGGAAGTTATAAAGACTATGCTAAACTCAATAAAAAAATAGCCTCGTTAGGTTACTATGTCATAAGCATTCAGCATGAATTGCCTACTGATGATTTACTAGCTATGGAAGGGAATTTATATATAACCCGGATGCCTAACTGGAAGCGCGGAGTAGAAAATATAGCTTTTATTCGGAAAGAACTCATGAAGCTTAAACCCGAACTTCCGTGGAATAATTTAATTATTGCCGGACATTCCAATGGAGGAGATATAACCCTGTTGTATGCCCGAGAGTATCCGGAACAAATCACCAAAGCTATTTCACTGGATAATCGCAGAATGCCAATACCCAGAACTTCCAAACCAGAAATCTATTACCTGAAAGCCTACGATTTTCCTGCGGATGAAGGAGTACTACCAACCCCTGAAGAAGAAAAGAAATTCGATATTCACATAATTAAATTTCCTACCATTAAACATAGTGGTATGGGAAATCAGGAATTAATAATAGAATGTGTGGAAAATATATTGAAATAAACTATTTACAGACACATAATTTTTATTCTTTTATTTCAAGACAAAACAGAAAAAAGAATAGTTACCCAATATAAATAAACAATTTGTTTATCAAATTATGGCAGAATTAGAAGAAAATAAAAAACCGGATTCTTTAGATTCCGGCACCTACGAAATAATAAAAAAGAGGCTTCAAAGCCAGAAAGAAGATCTTAACGCTCGTCTGAATAAACTGAACGAGTCCCGGAAAGAAGTCTTTAACTCCGTAGAATTTACTCTGGCGGCTAATCAAAGAATCACTACTGAAAATAATTGCACTGCACGCGGAATTCTGGCATTAGGCAATCTTTGCATGTTTGCTTATAACGTTCACTTTGGATTACGAACCGATATACAACTTAGCGATGTTTTTAGTATATATGCTTTTGATGCTGATAAAACTCATCAATTTATTCCTCAATCGTTAGATTTAATTAACGATGAAGCTTTCATCAACGATTATAAAAACTTATATCAATACTACCGGGATTCAATATTTTCACGATTCAGAAGGACGGAAAATTATTTATACATGATTTTCCAGACCAGTAAAAATATAGATGATTTGAAAGCCTTTAAGTGGCTGATCAAAGACGATAAACTCATCTATCAGGATGACCGGAGTATCCATGAGGTTCAAAAAGCACGGCAGCATGAATTTAAATGGGTAAAAACCTCGCTGGATAACCGCAGGCTGGGAATACATCCGCATATCTCTATCCTGGACAAGGTTTTCATAGAAGCCATCAACGGTGACATTACTTTTAAAATTGAAGACAACACCGATACCGGAAAGGGAATTTATTCCGAAACGGTAGAAAACAAGGATCAGCAACTGGATGATGCAGAATATTACTATGCAGACCTCGGAAATTTTATTCTTATTCGAATTAAACCCTATCAGGAAAATTTCCGGGCTTTTGTTTTTAACAATAAAACCAAAGAAGTACTGAATATTCCTACCCTGAATGAAACCGGAATCTTATTGCCCGACAATCAGGGAATTATATTTGCCAACGGGTATTATCTGCAAAACGGTGAGTATAAGATTTTTGAAAGTGAGCTGAAAAATCTGGAATTTGTACGTCGTATTCCTTCAGCCAATGGTGAAGACTATCTTTTCATTTTTTATCATAATGAAAAGAATACGTATGTACTTATGTCTTACAATATCATTAAACAGCAGGTGGAAACCCCTATTATTTGTAATGGGTTTACCCTGTTTAAAAATGGTAAACTCATCTATTTCCGTTCGGAAGAAGAAGCGGTTAAGCACCATGTCGTTCAGATTTGGCAAACCCCGTATCAATCGGAAATTATTGAAAACAAAGATAAAAAAGATAATGAGCTTTATAAAATAGGCAATAAAGACATTGTAAAAGCGATGGCGGAATGTCAGGAAGTTATCCATCTGATTAGCAAAGAAGATTCGTATGAAGGACTCTATGAAGATATTTCCAAAAAAGCCAATGACATTACCGATTCCTTTTTCTGGATTGCCAACCCGTCGGCATTTCAACTTTCGGAACCGTTAAAACAAATAAAATCTATTGCCGACACAGCGGTTGATGAGTTTGAAAAAGTTCAGCAGCAAAGGAAAAATGCTTCTCAGGCACTTGAGAATAGTACTGAGAAAGTGGATAAACTTTTATTCAGCATAAAAAACTCAAAGGGCGATTCATTGGAAAGTCTGGTAAAACTACTGGCTGAAAACCGAAAGCTGCAAGGAGAAATATTGGAACAGGGACATATTAAGTATATAGACCTGGAAAAAATTGAACTGTTAAAAGAGAAACTGAGCAAAAGTAATAGTAAGCTATCCGACCAAACGGTTGATTTCCTTTTACGGGAAGAAGCCTTACTTCCTTATGAAAACAAAGTACTGGATGAGCGTGAACGGGTGGATGAACTTACTAAAGTTATTGACGGGCAGCTAGTAGACGAAAATTGTAAGCTGATATCTTCTGAACTGGAACTGCTGATAGATATCTTAAACAGCTTAAAAATTGCAGACACTACGCAAACTACCCGAATCATTGAAAAGATATCTGTTATTTTTGCATCCCTGAACGAAGTACGGGCTCAGCTGAAACGAAAACTCGATTCATTAAAAAGCAGTGAAGCAGTGGCCGAATTTCACGCCCAGCTCACCTTGCTGGATCAAAGTATTGTAAACTTCCTGGAACTATCCAACTCTCCCGAAAAATGCGATGAGTATTTTACCAAAGTGAGCGTTCAGGTAGAAGAAATGGAAAGTAAATTTGCAGACTTTGATGAATTTATCAATAAAATAGCTGATAAAAGAGAAGAAGTAAGCAAGGCTTTTGATTCTAAAAAAGCTCAGCTGGTAGAACAGATTAACAGACGAACCGCTTCGCTGGAGCAAATAGGGCTTCGCATTCTTAAAAATATTGAAAATAAAGCCGGTGCATTTAAATCCAAAGAAGAAATTCAGGCTTTTTTCTCTACGGATTTGATGATTGACAAAGTACGGAAGCTAGCTGTTGAGTTGAAGGAGCTGGGAGATGTTTCCAAAGCTGAAAATCTGGAAAACAGCCTGAAAACTTCTCTGGAAGACAGTCTTCGTTCCCTGCGGGATAAAACGGATTTGTTTGTAGATGGAGATAACATCATAAGTCTTGGAAACTACAAATTTGCAGTGAATCGGCAACCGTTAGATTTAACCATCGTAAGAAGAAACAATCTACTTTACTACCACCTTACCGGAACCAGTTTCTTTTATGAAATACAGGAAGATAAAATTTACAAATACCAATCCCTCTGGGAGCAGGAAGTAGTATCGGAAAATTCAAAAGTATACCGTGCAGAATATTTAGCCTACCAGACTTTTCTAGAGAGTCTGAAAAACAAAAATTTTAAGCCGGAAGATTATATAAAACTAAAAACGGAACAGAGTTATGCAGAGTCTTATCTGAAAGGTGTACATGACTTTGATGCATTGAAAATATATGAAGCTTTGCAGCAGCTTCATACGAACTTAAAAACCTTAACCTATTCTCCTTCCCTGCGTGCTGTATCCCAATTATTCTGGAACAGCCTAACTGAAGAAGATACAGATAAGCTGAATAAACTTATTACCTCTGCGAGCTATGTGTTGAAAGTTTTTCCGGAATCCGAAAATTATAACTATGTGATCCAACGACTACAAGCTAAATTTGAAGAATGGAACGGTTCTTTTTCCGCTATGGATTTTTCATCTGAAACTATAGCCCGATATTTGTTTAGGGAATTTTCGGATTCTCCGTTTTTTACTAAAAGTATTCAGGCCGATACTCTTAAAAAAGAGTTTTTAAACTATCTGAAATCGGAAAATGCAGTTACCATTTTTGAAGCGGATGGCAACGATACTTCCCTGGAACTGGCTGAACGATTTTACCTGATACAAAACTGGCTGGTATCTTTTATACACCTGTCCGATACCTATTCGGATTTTGAGAAATATTTAGATGAAGCCTGTTGTTTGCTCTTATTTGAAAAAGACATTACTTACCATTTAATAGAGTATACCGATCAAGTAACTTTAGATACCTTAAAAGGCAGTCATCCGGTTATTGAAAAAGATTTTTACACTCTGGATTATCATCGGTTTATAAACAAACTGAAAGAATTTTTAGAAATCAGTGTTCCTGAATTTCAGGAATTTTCACAAACCAAAGAACAATTGCTGGAACAATATAAAAAATCGTTGAAGCTTAATGAACTTCAACCGAAGGTTCTTACTTCTTTCGTCAGAAACAAACTGATTAATGAAGTATATTTTCCTCTTATTGGTGCCAATATGGCCAAACAAATCGGGGTTGCGGGAGACAATAAAAGAACCGCCCGTATGGGAATGCTTTTACTGGTTTCCCCTCCGGGCTACGGAAAAACCACCCTGATGGAATATCTGGCTAAAACATTGGGATTAAACTTTGTGAAAATCAATGGCCCTACTATTGGACATTCCATAACTTCCATAGATCCTGACGAAGCAAAAACTTCAGGCGCACGGGAAGAGCTGAAAAAGATTAATCTTTCTTTTGAGATGGCGGACAATGTAATGCTCTATCTGGATGATATACAGCATTGCAGTGCCGAATTCCTTCAAAAATTTATTTCTCTGGCAGACGGACAAAGGAAAATGGACGGAACCTTTAACGGAGAAAGTAAAACCTATGATTTACGGGGAAAACGATTCTGTGTTGTGATGGCCGGAAATCCGTATACGGAAAGTGGAGAAAAATTCCAGATTCCAGATATGCTTGCCAACCGGTCGGATGTCTATAACCTGGGAGATGTAATAGGAAGTACCGAAAATCTATTCAAGCTTAGTCTTTTGGAAAATTCCATTGCTGAAAATACCTATTTACAAAAACTCAGCAGCCGCAGCTTTGATGATTTTTATCAACTCATCACCTATATGGAAACCGGAAATGAAGAATTGTTAAATCTGGAAGGAAATTATTCTAATCAGGAAATTGAAGAGTTTATATCAGTTTTGAAAAAATGTATGCAGATACGCGAAGTAGTGATGAAAGTAAACCAGAATTATATTCAGAGTGCTGCCATGGATCATGCTTACCGTACAGAACCTGCTTTTAAGTTACAGGGTTCTTATCGGGATATGAATAAAATGGTAGGGAAAATTGTTCCTTTGATGAATGAAGAAGAGGTGCAGGAGCTCATCATGACTCATTATGAAAACGAATCGCAAACTCTAACTTCAGATACGGAAGCCAATTTACTGAAATTGAAAGAGCTTATGAAGTTATTAACTCCTGAGGAAACTAAACGATGGACCTCTATCAAAGAGATTTTTGTTAAAAACAATAAGTTAGGCGCTTTAACGCAGGATAATCAGGTAGGACAGGTAATCGCTCAATTAATGGACTTTAATGTAAATCTGGAAGGTATTGTGAATGTGCTGAATATAAACGGAAAGAATAAATAAATTGTAATATTTACTTAATTCAAAGTATATATAAAAGTCCTCAAAATATTTTGAGGACTTTTTTTAGCTTATTTTAGTATCTTTATATAATTATTTATTTGTTATATATGAATCGAATTATTTTAATAGGAAACGGCTTTGATTTAGCTCATGGGATGAAAACCAGTTATGGGAATTTTATGGATTGGTTTTGGAATATTAAACTTTCTGGAATAGTGTATGAAGGGCCAAACTCTCAATATGAGGATGAAGATATTAAAATCACTCAAATCCCACTTAATTGGAATCCTAATTCTAAATTTGATAATGCAATATCAACCTTATCAACAAATTTTCCTTCTTTAGAATATAAAAATAGATTTCTAAAACATATTACTGAAAAGCAATATATCCAAAACTGGGTTGATATCGAAAATGAATATTATAAACTTTTAAAAGATATAATGAGTGAAAAAGAAAAATACTATTCCATTTCAGAATTAAATTCAGATTTTGAAAAAATAAAAAATGAGTTAGAAAATTATTTAAATGAAGTACAGGAAAAATTTGATATAAATCAAAACTTAGAATTAATAAGATCTATTGAACAAAAAATATATTCTGATTTTAAATTAAACGATTTTATTGAAAAGATAGTAAGTGAAAATATTAAGAATGAAACTAATAAAATCCAACACTTTATCTCAGAATTCGGTCGTAGAAATGAATCATTAGCGGATATAATAATACGAATGTTTAATTTACCTCAAATTTCTACCTTATTATTAAAAGATATAAATAATATAGAATCTGCTATTAGAATTTTACTGAAATTTGAGGAAACAAATAAACCTTTTAATTTAATGATTGAAGATGAAAATATACTATTTCTAAATTTCAATTATATACATACAGAAGGTTTATACGCTGAAAATCCTAATCAAATAATCCATATTCATGGCTCTTTAGATACATCCTCAAATAATCCTATAATCTTTGGTTTTGGTGATGAATTGGATGAAGAGTATAAAAAGATTGAAACCTTAAATAATAATGAATATCTGGAGAATATAAAATCTATAAAGTATTTGGAAACAGATAATTATAAAAGGTTGTTGGAATTTGTCAACAGTGATGAGTATCAAATCTTTATTTTCGGGCATTCCTGTGGAAATTCTGACCGAACACTTCTAAATACATTATTTGAACATGAAAATTGTATTTCGATAAAGCCTTTTTATCATTTAAAAGAAAATGGCACAGATAACTACAGCGATATAGTAAGAAATATTTCCCGAAACTTTAATAATAAAGCGATTATGAGAGATAAGGTAGTTAATAAAACTTTTTGTGAGCCTTTGGCTTAATTAATCTTAAACTGTATATGAAGAAAATACTTATTCTTTTTATTATAATTCAAATACCTTATTCCTGTAATTTTCTAGCTCCTATAAATATAGATGGAATTAAAGACTGGAATAAAAACAAAGAAAATTATAAAATAATCATTCATGATATTTTAAAGAATTCAAACCAAACCTTTAAAATAGGAGAAAACAACTTTCCTTCTTATTCTAAATTCAAATACGATACTTCGTTTCGTATTTTAAAGCCTTATCCAATAAAAGATTCTGATACAATTGATATTCATAATCTGACAATATATTTTTATTATGATCGAGGATTGCTGGATCACTTCTCTGCCCTTATCTATTCTAATGATTCTTTACAACTTTCAATTTTGGATGCGAATGTTAAAAATGGAGGAAATGATTATAAATTGGAAAACAATTGGTATCTGATTAATGATTGAGTACTTATCAAAATATCGACTTAAATAATTAATTACTATAATATAGTTTTCTATATATGTAATTTACACATTACAAAAATGTGTATTAATTGTTAAGCAAATATTATCTAATTCTAAATTACATTTGAAGTGTCTATGCTGCTACAAAAATTTGATTATCAAAATATAATATAATTAAAAAATCATATAACTAGTCATCATTTTCAGATTTAAGAATTTTATTCAAATAATTAATAATCTCTTCCGGGGTCTGGTCTTTAATGATATTTTTTGTTTTCT contains these protein-coding regions:
- a CDS encoding serine aminopeptidase domain-containing protein, producing MKNILFILCIVLLGSTSKAQTIKEESITIYDSLRARNIPFAIYSDTAIPRGIVIFNHGYGENYGGSYKDYAKLNKKIASLGYYVISIQHELPTDDLLAMEGNLYITRMPNWKRGVENIAFIRKELMKLKPELPWNNLIIAGHSNGGDITLLYAREYPEQITKAISLDNRRMPIPRTSKPEIYYLKAYDFPADEGVLPTPEEEKKFDIHIIKFPTIKHSGMGNQELIIECVENILK
- a CDS encoding DNA repair ATPase, whose protein sequence is MAELEENKKPDSLDSGTYEIIKKRLQSQKEDLNARLNKLNESRKEVFNSVEFTLAANQRITTENNCTARGILALGNLCMFAYNVHFGLRTDIQLSDVFSIYAFDADKTHQFIPQSLDLINDEAFINDYKNLYQYYRDSIFSRFRRTENYLYMIFQTSKNIDDLKAFKWLIKDDKLIYQDDRSIHEVQKARQHEFKWVKTSLDNRRLGIHPHISILDKVFIEAINGDITFKIEDNTDTGKGIYSETVENKDQQLDDAEYYYADLGNFILIRIKPYQENFRAFVFNNKTKEVLNIPTLNETGILLPDNQGIIFANGYYLQNGEYKIFESELKNLEFVRRIPSANGEDYLFIFYHNEKNTYVLMSYNIIKQQVETPIICNGFTLFKNGKLIYFRSEEEAVKHHVVQIWQTPYQSEIIENKDKKDNELYKIGNKDIVKAMAECQEVIHLISKEDSYEGLYEDISKKANDITDSFFWIANPSAFQLSEPLKQIKSIADTAVDEFEKVQQQRKNASQALENSTEKVDKLLFSIKNSKGDSLESLVKLLAENRKLQGEILEQGHIKYIDLEKIELLKEKLSKSNSKLSDQTVDFLLREEALLPYENKVLDERERVDELTKVIDGQLVDENCKLISSELELLIDILNSLKIADTTQTTRIIEKISVIFASLNEVRAQLKRKLDSLKSSEAVAEFHAQLTLLDQSIVNFLELSNSPEKCDEYFTKVSVQVEEMESKFADFDEFINKIADKREEVSKAFDSKKAQLVEQINRRTASLEQIGLRILKNIENKAGAFKSKEEIQAFFSTDLMIDKVRKLAVELKELGDVSKAENLENSLKTSLEDSLRSLRDKTDLFVDGDNIISLGNYKFAVNRQPLDLTIVRRNNLLYYHLTGTSFFYEIQEDKIYKYQSLWEQEVVSENSKVYRAEYLAYQTFLESLKNKNFKPEDYIKLKTEQSYAESYLKGVHDFDALKIYEALQQLHTNLKTLTYSPSLRAVSQLFWNSLTEEDTDKLNKLITSASYVLKVFPESENYNYVIQRLQAKFEEWNGSFSAMDFSSETIARYLFREFSDSPFFTKSIQADTLKKEFLNYLKSENAVTIFEADGNDTSLELAERFYLIQNWLVSFIHLSDTYSDFEKYLDEACCLLLFEKDITYHLIEYTDQVTLDTLKGSHPVIEKDFYTLDYHRFINKLKEFLEISVPEFQEFSQTKEQLLEQYKKSLKLNELQPKVLTSFVRNKLINEVYFPLIGANMAKQIGVAGDNKRTARMGMLLLVSPPGYGKTTLMEYLAKTLGLNFVKINGPTIGHSITSIDPDEAKTSGAREELKKINLSFEMADNVMLYLDDIQHCSAEFLQKFISLADGQRKMDGTFNGESKTYDLRGKRFCVVMAGNPYTESGEKFQIPDMLANRSDVYNLGDVIGSTENLFKLSLLENSIAENTYLQKLSSRSFDDFYQLITYMETGNEELLNLEGNYSNQEIEEFISVLKKCMQIREVVMKVNQNYIQSAAMDHAYRTEPAFKLQGSYRDMNKMVGKIVPLMNEEEVQELIMTHYENESQTLTSDTEANLLKLKELMKLLTPEETKRWTSIKEIFVKNNKLGALTQDNQVGQVIAQLMDFNVNLEGIVNVLNINGKNK
- a CDS encoding AbiH family protein — its product is MNRIILIGNGFDLAHGMKTSYGNFMDWFWNIKLSGIVYEGPNSQYEDEDIKITQIPLNWNPNSKFDNAISTLSTNFPSLEYKNRFLKHITEKQYIQNWVDIENEYYKLLKDIMSEKEKYYSISELNSDFEKIKNELENYLNEVQEKFDINQNLELIRSIEQKIYSDFKLNDFIEKIVSENIKNETNKIQHFISEFGRRNESLADIIIRMFNLPQISTLLLKDINNIESAIRILLKFEETNKPFNLMIEDENILFLNFNYIHTEGLYAENPNQIIHIHGSLDTSSNNPIIFGFGDELDEEYKKIETLNNNEYLENIKSIKYLETDNYKRLLEFVNSDEYQIFIFGHSCGNSDRTLLNTLFEHENCISIKPFYHLKENGTDNYSDIVRNISRNFNNKAIMRDKVVNKTFCEPLA